The genomic region GCGACGCTCTTCTCCGCCCCGGTCGCCGGGTCCTGGACGTAGAGCGCCCGAGAGGCCGCGTCGGCCATCACCAGGCGATCGAGGGCGCGGCTGTACTCGGCGAGCAGCACCCCGTGCGAGAGGGCGGTCATCCTCTGCCCGGCCGGCCCGACGATGACCGTCACCGAGGCGGTGGCGCTCTGGTGGTCGTCAGCGGTGACCGTCACCTGGAGCGTGTAGCTCCCCGTGACGGTGGCGCTGAAGGAGGGCTTGGCGGTCGCGGCGCCGATGATCGCGCCATCGCCGCCCATGGGCTGCTGGGTCAGGTTCCAGGAGAAGGAGAGCGAACGGCCGTAGGGGTCGGAGCTGGCGCTGGCGTCGAGGGTCACCGGCGCGCCCGGCGGCGTGGTCACGCTCGCGTTTGCGACCTGAGCTGTCGGAGGGCCGTCCTGCCGCCCCGTGAACGTGAGGGTCGCCACCTGCGTCGTGATGCCGCAGCCCCCGATGGAACCGTCGAACGTGACGGAGAAGCTCCCATCGGTCAGGCTGCCGTAGCCGCTGTGGATCTCCCAGGTGTACGTGCAGTTCCTGCCGGGAATCGTGCAGGTATGGGCGCCGACGGTGATGGCGGTGTCGGAGGTCACGCGCGCGGCCGGCCCCTTGCCGTCCCGGCAGAACCCCGGGAAGGTGAGCGCGTTCCGCCCCGTGGTCGAGACGTCCAGCGCTGCGGACCCGCTGCTGGCGCCCGAATGCATGGTGCCAATCCAGCGGCCGACGAACGGGCCGGATGCGTCGTGGTCCAGGACGTCGTCCGGAACGTTCGAGCTGGAGCCGCCACAGCCCGCGAGGCAGCAGCCCAGGCCGAGCCCGACGAGA from Anaeromyxobacter paludicola harbors:
- a CDS encoding YncE family protein, whose translation is MRAALLVGLGLGCCLAGCGGSSSNVPDDVLDHDASGPFVGRWIGTMHSGASSGSAALDVSTTGRNALTFPGFCRDGKGPAARVTSDTAITVGAHTCTIPGRNCTYTWEIHSGYGSLTDGSFSVTFDGSIGGCGITTQVATLTFTGRQDGPPTAQVANASVTTPPGAPVTLDASASSDPYGRSLSFSWNLTQQPMGGDGAIIGAATAKPSFSATVTGSYTLQVTVTADDHQSATASVTVIVGPAGQRMTALSHGVLLAEYSRALDRLVMADAASRALYVQDPATGAEKSVALPLAPQCLSLSPDGLHAVIGHDAWLSYVDLSGPALLNTIPVTTDVGTCVLAGNGWAYLFPRSDTSAGIRAIELATGAETKIGAYLTDPPASARLHRDGDRMYVGISGGVQRWNVSTSTVTHVWDSSWGNFWAPARIWMSGDGNRIYTSSSTTLRADETQSLDLAYGGALPGLSAVTHLDDCASELAAIPASPSYGSWALDGTVELLNATYLGPTRSITLPYWNVGANSFPTHGRFVFYGAGCSKKYVVVQADPAAGLSQDTAVLTY